A region of Ornithorhynchus anatinus isolate Pmale09 chromosome 5, mOrnAna1.pri.v4, whole genome shotgun sequence DNA encodes the following proteins:
- the ZFP36 gene encoding mRNA decay activator protein ZFP36: MSSVLELSALYERFLTLNGSELDASPFPRRPSACSPDPSRCKGGSDPPADSLGWGPRSPWSPGPEPPRGAPSAVGRPPVRSISLIEGGGRGPGSPPVVPPPPGFPPLRAPAAPAAPSSRYKTELCRTFEESGRCKYGVKCQFAHGAAELRQLSRHPKYKTELCHKFYLHGQCPYGARCHFIHHPGEERAPHALRQSLSYSGAPSGPGPRASPPPPDPSAFARAPSASPPPSDLLSPSAFSGLLGGGGGCGGPGRLGPEPVPRGATVGEPAGAGCCACRRGPGRGPGGLAGAGAALFPGGLPRTPSAHSLSSDLDCYSSSGSLSGSDSPVFELPGGAGGAGGVLPAPALAPSRRLPIFNRLSVSE; encoded by the exons ATGTCCTCCGTCCTGGAACTAAGCGCCCTGTACGAG AGGTTCCTGACGCTGAACGGGAGCGAGCTGgacgcctctcccttccctcgccGGCCCTCGGCCTGCAGCCCGGACCCGTCCCGCTGCAAGGGCGGCTCGGACCCCCCGGCGGACTCCCTGGGCTGGGGGCCGCGGAGCCCCTGGAGCCCCGGGCCGGAGCCTCCCCGCGGGGCTCCGTCGGCCGTCGGCCGTCCGCCCGTCCGCTCCATCAGCCTCATcgagggcggggggcgcgggccgggcAGCCCCCCGGTGGTGCCGCCGCCCCCGGGCTTCCCCCCGCtgcgggccccggccgccccggccgccccgtcGAGCCGCTACAAGACGGAGCTGTGCCGGACCTTCGAGGAGAGCGGCCGCTGCAAGTACGGCGTCAAGTGCCAGTTCGCCCACGGGGCCGCCGAGCTGCGCCAGCTGAGCCGCCACCCCAAGTACAAGACGGAGCTGTGCCACAAGTTCTACCTGCACGGCCAGTGCCCCTACGGCGCCCGCTGCCACTTCATCCACCACCCGGGCGAGGAGCGGGCGCCGCACGCCCTGCGCCAGAGCCTCAGCTACTCGGGCGCGCcgtcgggccccggcccccgggcctcgcccccgccgcccgaCCCCAGCGCCTTCGCCCGGgcgccctccgcctccccgccgccctccgacCTGCTGTCGCCCTCCGCCTTCTCGGGgctgctgggcggcggcggcggctgcggggGGCCCGGACGGCTGGGCCCGGagcccgtcccccgcggggccacCGTCGGGGAACCGGCCGGGGCGGGCTGCTGCGCCTGCAgacgcgggccgggccggggccccgggggcctggcgggggccggggccgcgctCTTCCCCGGGGGGCTGCCCAGGACCCCCTCGGCCCACTCGCTGTCCTCCGACCTGGACTGCTACAGCAGCTCCGGCAGCCTCAGCGGCTCCGACTCGCCCGTCTTCGAGCtgcccgggggcgcggggggcgcggggggcgtcctgcccgcccccgccctcgccccctcccgccgcctgCCCATCTTCAACCGCCTGTCCGTGTCCGAGtga